The Canis lupus dingo isolate Sandy chromosome 18, ASM325472v2, whole genome shotgun sequence genome includes the window ATCTTCTCTAGAGccctccccacccatctcctgcCTTCCCATCTCTCCATATTTGATGGAAGGAGCCTGCTGGAGCTCCACATgctcagaggaggagagaggtgtGGGTTCTAATCACACTCACCTCCTCTGTCACTGTGGCCAGGTCTTGTAGCTGCTTGGAGCCACAGTTGCCTCAGGGAAATGAGGAGCATAAGAGACCTTCCTCCTAGAGATGTACAACAGTTAAATTAGATAATTCAATTAAGTGCTAGTGCTGTGTCTGGCATGTAGTAACTACCTAGTAAATGAGAGCTTTAATAAAATTGAGTGAAGTGCTTTGAAAATTTGGCAGTGCTGTATACAAAGCGAGTCTCCCAACTCCTGCCACATGAGTTAAGCAAGACAGGAATTAGTAGCAATTTCccaatgagaaaattgaggctcagagtcTGAATGGTGAAACTGGAAGGAGGGACTCCATCTCGATTCCAAACCACTTCTGCCCCAGTGCTGCTGGCACATCCATTCACGGCTGGGAAAGTGCACTGTAAATGATGGTGTGTGGCCACTGGTGAGAAAGGGTGATGTCTGGCCTAAAGCCCTGAGAAGGCAGAGGCTGTGACCCTAGCACCTTCCACCTGGAGATGACCAGCAGCCCAACCAAAGTCCATGTCATCTCTTTTCAGGTGATGACCTCCCCCTGAAGAAGCCCTGTAGTCTGACTAGAAGAAGGGGctgccccccgcccggccccaaGCCCCACCGGGCCACCATGAATACCTCGGCCCCACCCGCTGTCAGCCCCAACATCACCGTTCTGGCACCGGGAAAGGGTCCCTGGCAAGTGGCCTTCATCGGGATCACCACAGGCCTCCTGTCCCTGGCCACAGTGACAGGCAACCTGCTGGTTCTCATCTCCTTCAAGGTCAACACTGAGCTCAAGACAGTCAACAACTACTTCCTGCTCAGCCTAGCGTGCGCTGACCTCATCATCGGTACCTTCTCCATGAACCTCTATACCACGTACCTGCTCATGGGCCACTGGGCGCTGGGCACACTGGCCTGCGACCTCTGGCTGGCCCTGGACTACGTGGCTAGCAATGCCTCCGTCATGAACCTGCTGCTCATCAGTTTTGACCGCTACTTCTCCGTGACCCGGCCCCTGAGCTACAGAGCCAAGCGCACACCCCGCCGGGCAGCCCTGATGATCGGCCTGGCCTGGCTGGTCTCCTTCATCCTCTGGGCCCCGGCCATCCTCTTTTGGCAGTACCTGGTAGGGGAGCGGACAGTGCTGGCCGGGCAGTGCTACATCCAGTTCCTCTCCCAACCCATCATCACCTTTGGCACAGCCATGGCTGCCTTCTACCTCCCAGTCACGGTCATGTGCACACTCTACTGGCGCATCTACCGGGAGACGGAGAATCGGGCCCGGGAGCTTGCGGCCCTGCAGGGCTCCGAGACTCCCGGCAAGGggggcggcagcagcagcagctcagaGCGGTCCCAGCGGGGGACTGAGGGCTCCCCAGAGACCCCCCCGGgccgctgctgccgctgctgccgca containing:
- the CHRM1 gene encoding muscarinic acetylcholine receptor M1 isoform X2 — encoded protein: MNTSAPPAVSPNITVLAPGKGPWQVAFIGITTGLLSLATVTGNLLVLISFKVNTELKTVNNYFLLSLACADLIIGTFSMNLYTTYLLMGHWALGTLACDLWLALDYVASNASVMNLLLISFDRYFSVTRPLSYRAKRTPRRAALMIGLAWLVSFILWAPAILFWQYLVGERTVLAGQCYIQFLSQPIITFGTAMAAFYLPVTVMCTLYWRIYRETENRARELAALQGSETPGKGGGSSSSSERSQRGTEGSPETPPGRCCRCCRTPRLLQAYSWKEEEEEDEGSMESLTSSEGEEPGSEVVIKMPMVDPEAPAPTKQPPRSSPNTVKRPTRKGRERAGKGQKARGKEQLAKRKTFSLVKEKKAARTLSAILLAFILTWTPYNIMVLVSTFCKNCVPETLWELGYWLCYVNSTINPMCYALCNKAFRDTFRLLLLCRWDKRRWRKIPKRPGSVHRTPSRQC